The nucleotide sequence AGCAATGATGTGGCCATTTTTATCAATAGCTACTCCTTTTGGGCCTAAAAGTTTACCGACACCCATACGGCTTACATACTTCCCGTTAGGATCAAAAATACTTagacatttattttcataatctGCTATGATGTAATTGCCGTTAGTTGTGACTGCGACACCTGTTGGTCTTTGAATCTGGCCGGGACTCCGACCTCTGATCCCGAAAcgcatcttacagtcacctgccGTGGTGAAAATTTGAACGCACTGGTTGTTACTATCTGCAATCACAATTAGGTTGTCTGGTGTACAACAAACGCCCTGAGGGTTTGTGAATTCTCCTTTGCCACGCCCTCTATTACCCACTCTCATTACCAAATCATCGTCAAAAAGATTATTTTTGCAATAGGATTCGCTGGATACATTAGTGGATGAACGTTTGGAGCTGCGCTGTCTGACACCAGTGGTTCTAGGTATCTTGGAACTCGTAGGCCGGTCACTAGATGATCCTTCTTCTTCGACAAATGCTTTCACCTCAAAAGGACTACCTTTAATGTGTTTTCCAAACAGTTTAATTGTAAATTTGTATGCTCCCTCCttagaaataatgtatataatgtcATAACTACCATTCTCCTGATCAAATATGTCCGGAATTAAGGTTACAGAAAGTTCTGAAGAGCTAATATCTGTCTCAAACACCATATTCCCGTCTTTTACAATCTCTCCAAACCTGTCTTTAGGTACAACATTGACAAGAGTTTGTTTGCcaacaatacattgttttaatcctTCTCCTGAAGCTGTAGTTTCATAAGCCACAGCATTGTTGGTCTGTATATTTCCCAGAGTGTTCAATGTTTTCTTAATGACTGCCAGGTCAGCACCGTTAAAGGCTATGTAATCATTCTCTTCCGGCATGTTCTGGACAGACATCTCCGAGAATTCAGAAATCTTCTCGGCCATCTGTTTGTTAACAAGAAAAATCTCGGTGTCACTAccataatttaaagtattttcaataaaatcacAGCTGTTTGTAAGGTCTTTTAAGCACAATTCCAAGTAGTCCTTCTGTTCCTGCAGAACTTGTTGTTTTCGTTTGTGGCACTCATCAAGCTCTTTCAACAAGAAGGCCTTTTTCAACCGGACAAGTTCCATGACAGAGTCTAAGGTAAAACAAATGTCTTTAGATATCTTAGAGTGTTTGTTAGAAAGGTCATACGACGAGGCAGTGATGGAGTCCAAAGCTTCTCTGAAATCTGGAATCTGAGAGTAAGCTTTTTCCACAAGGTTTTTTAAGGTTCCTTTCTGGTCTTCCACTACCTCTTGCATACGTGAAGTAGAATGTCCATCATGTTCAATGTCTGTACACGTCACGCAAATAGGTGTTTCGCATTCGTTGCAATAAAATTTCAGAGTTTGGCTCTGATGTTTCGGACACGTTATTGAAAAGTTATTCTTTGATTTTCCATCTTCCTTAAACAGGGCTGTTTCGCTCAGGGAAAGAACTTGATGTCCACTGGTAGACATTTCTTTCTGATGCAACCTGGTGCATGAATCACACAGAAACTGGTTACAAATAATGCACTTAAACGTTCCCGGAACTCTGCATTTACAGCCGTGACAAGCTGTGGGCTTGTCTAAGATTTCCATCATTTTCAAGATGAAAAAGTTATTCTGGAGTCCACGTATTCCTTGTTCTGGAAGTATGGACTGTTGTCGACAGACAGGACAAGTTAGTGTTAAGCTCTCTGCTGGAATATAATTTAAAAGACAGGCCTCGCAAAAGGTATGTAGGCAAGGGAGAACCTAAAAGTAATATTACCATTTATTAAAATACGGAGATAATAATTTGATCATTTGACAAACGAAACCTTAAAAACCGCCATTTATGGAACacaaaaagttataattatttgaacaaaaaaacctcctttaaataaaatttcaaacatacGTGAAGTATATTTGCCTTAAAAACACAGAAAGTAAATTAGAACAGTTAAGGATTTTTCTAAGCTAATGTGTTTTGTAAAAAACTTGGACAATTACATTTATTCGGTCTCTGTTTTTTACCATTTATAAATACGTTACTAAATATTTGacaattacaatatatatttacgaATGTTATTGGGTTAGTGATtagtttctgatttttttttcaattgaaaCATCTTCATATTCGTTTCATACAGAAGAGCTACTATCTTAGAATAATGCTGACAGACTATAAACCACAGAGGAAACAATAACATTCGTTCACGACAATAAAACTATATGGATAAGATCAGGTCTTTAAAAATAAGgatattaaaagcaaaatatgTGGATAGACACTaaatagccccccagtggctcagcggtatatctgtgaacttacaacgctaaaatccaaatttcgatacccgtggtgggcggagcacagatagccctttatgtagctttgtgcttaattcaaaccaatAACAACGacactaaatatttcaatgaaattaatGGCATCTACGcggatgtttttcttttcaatcgtttagtttttgttattacgcGTTAATTGGCCTTTTCTAACTCTATAGTTCGATAACTATCGAAACAGAGAGCCATGTTATTTGGTAGCGTAATTAATGGAACTATAAGAAAGCAATTCCAATATCAAATTTTACTACCACTAGAGGGCAATGATTACAACATTCGTATAGCCAGTGTGCTAACACTATTTAATGTGACCACCAGTCATGCCCAATATTGCTTTTACTTTGGCACTGTCCGTCTTTGAGTCTTATGGTATATTTCAAGATAACTGGTATGTCAAAACTTGAGACAGTTTCACAGTCATATATCTATAAGAACGAGAAGCGAAGATTGCGTTGGTGTTGTGTAGACAACATCTTATTATCATGAGCCCTTAAAGCATGTCTCAGCAGTTTGTGTAATTTTAGTTGGAGCTCACATGTGACATCTAAGACAACAAGAGGGAAATTTCACGAGGTACTTCAAACGAAGAACATATTTTTCTGTAGTATTTTTAtcagagggtttgtttgtttatttggaaccaagcacaaagttaaacaattagttatctgtgttctgcccgccatgagtatcgaaacccggtttctggaaGTGTGAGTCTGGAGACAAACCTGTGTGCCATTAGGGGCTACATGGCGTCACCAATGAATGCCCATTATGAACGAACGTAGTTGTTGGAGCATCAGTTTGGATGTGTGATAACATTTCTTAACTAATAGTAGATAAAAACTGATCAAAGGCTCAAGTGGCTAGGAAAATTTAATTCGAATTTTAATCACCACTTTTATCGGACTAGAATGTTCGACAAATATTCATACAAAAAGAGCGCTGTCTATGAAACAGtagtattttgaaaaacagtattACCTTTTAAGTCCTATCTACATCTATGTTTGAAAAGATTCGTGTGAGAAAATTATACGATTCTCTTGTAATTAAACACTTACGAACTCACAACTATTCAGCATTAGGCATATAAAATCGTCTAACAAATACCAAACAAAGTCTTCGAAAGACCACCCAGTTCTGAGAGACTAAACATAGATTCAGTTTTATTCTTTGCCATAACGTTTCACAACAAGCAAGTATAACATGGGAATTCACTGGGACACGAGAGATAACACAATCTTCTACACTGAGGACTGAGAAATAATACAGTCTTCTACAGTGAGGACTGAGAGATAATACAATCTTCTACAGTGAGAACTGGTTTAATTAACTTACTCTAAAAAGCATTACTGACGATGGAAAAATTAGTTTCACTAAAAGTTTAACTGGTTCTTAAAGCTGATAAAGAATAGAGtacatttttgttctttcaaaCGTTTTCCAATGAATCTGAATTGTCATGAATCCTGTAAAAAGAGTTCTCTGCGAAACGTTAGTCAAAGAAAAAGGAACAGTATTGAACATGGTGACGAAatatttgtttccttgttttgaatttcgcgcaaagctacacgaggactctcagcgctagccgtccataatttagtaatataagactagagggatggcagctagtcatcaacacccaccgctaactcttggactactcttttatcaacgactagtgcgattgactgttaaattataatacctccaaagctgaaagggcgagtatgtttggtgggacatggattcgaatccgcgccTCTTAGATtttgagtcgagtgccctaactactcGGCCATGCCATGTGGTAAAATCTCTTTGCAAACTATAActgttattaaactaattttaaggTAGCTTTTCTTTAATTCATGCATCTTaccttaaaactttaaaaatatagaaactggAATAATATGATTAATTTATGTGGAATAACTTTGGATGTGTATGTTTGTTCAGTGCCTATAGAAACCTGAATTAAAATACTTGTCTACATAACATACCTGTATAAAAAGTTCAGTTcacataaaaaatacacaacaGAATAGGATGATAGCCTTAGAATTAATACCTTCGGATTTGTGTACTTGTTAAGGCAAATTCCGCACTTCAAGAACTGAGAATCAATCTGACGCACCATTTTAAATGGTTCAATGTTCGCTCCAGAAGACATATTTGACCAGGCTTCGGTTTCTAAATGGGGTTCCTCGTACAAAGGACTGAAACTTTCGtgatactaaataataaataaaaatatgtattatatataatgatatacttATTTGAATAAGTCAAAGATAATTCCataaattacaacgttaaaagaaattaagttatacaaaaaatcacaaaaacaacTAATCTACTTATTTTGATGACTTCTGGAAaagaattgaaataaattttataaaattattgatttacGATACATTTTCCTCTTGTCATTATGACTTTGGTGTAACTTGACCTATGACACATTTTTTGAGGTCGTCATACGATTTTAGACCAGTGTCCTGCAAAAGAAGCCGTCTCTAGAAGTATCTCCgattaggtttggtttggtttgttttgaatttcacgcaaagctacacgagggctatctcctatagccgtccctaatttaacaatgtaagactagagggaatgcagctagtcatcaccacccaccgccaactcttgggctactcttttaccaccgaatagtgggattgaccgtaacattgtaacgctcccacggctgaaagggcaaaaatgtttggtgtgacgggaattcgaatccgtgatcTTCGGATTAGGCGTCGTGTGCCTAATCTCCGATTAGTACAATTCTTTTTGTCTTATCTTTATCTCTCCAAATATCAGTTTCAAAGTTTGTGTATCTAAAAACTACAAGAGTCTGAAGTCACGTGCTAAAATACAGTTCAAATGATAtggacacaaatatattttttttccacagGAATTTAATCAGAATTCAATTTACATTATTTCCATAAATGCAATACAATatcatattacataatatttggGGAAACAAGATACATTCGATTTAAATCAAACACCATTGGAAGATATTCTAACACACATCTTTGCTCGCTGTACCATTTAAATGGgaacaatatataatttaaaacgctcattttatttagtaaaacagtTCATGGCCAGTGTACGACAAAGCTACATATATCATAACTACAAGTTACTTTATCACTCATTTGAAAGCACTGTCAATATTGCATTTATGtgattaaaaacagcaaaaatattatattaaatatttaataaaaataaaatatcataagaaaattataaatatcatgaACAATTCAGAAGTCAATGAATCTCTTAAAATGGTCCTACTTCTTAACTTTacatagttaataaatatataggtcATAAACTTGCTACTTTTCACTCCACGAAGACGATGTGAttacataataatgaaaacagttttattacaaaaggGATAGCAACACACTGTCCTGTTGTTACTTCACAACAGACAATGAACTCTCGTGCCACTTGCCAGCTTCAGCCTTTCAGTTTAGTTGTGTTTAGTATTGGCACAGAATTATCAAAGCAAAAACTAGGTTATTTTTTTTGCATGattttttcattgtaatttagTATCATCTTAAACCACAAACATatgtaagaataatataataacttcTAGCtcagtttatgtatttatttgtttcagtgaAAAGTTCATCCAGTAAACTATTTTAGCTCTGGTCACTGTGGGGAATCGAGCcgtagattttagcgttgtaagtcactAATATTACCGGGGGACTATGTATTGGAAAATGTTTACATTGCATAATTTTCACAGTATAAAGAGCTGAAATTAATATATCTATTTATGTTTATACAAATACTGTTAGCATTTCAAAGAAGCCTTTACACCTACATTGGTGTTTAGCTTTCAAGGCACCAAAGTGCGTTGTGTTAAGCCTTACCatcacagtgttaataaacatCCGATCTATGAGTACGTGAAATGAAAAAATAGAGATTAATGCGTATTTCACAACAGAGGAAGGGTAACTGTCAGGTGTAAAGATGCATGTCATCCATcggtaattttattaatttttgtttaaaacaaatatttgattagAGAAACATCCAAAGATTCTGATGTTTctgatgttatatttattttctttgttgtaattggttcaagacaaaataaaaagtttatacgCTAAAAACTGGGGCTTGATACTCATGTTGAACATAAGGCCAGATAACCTTGTCGGTAACCTTGCtctaaaacacatacacacaagaaCACCACCAACACAAGATTTCAAATGACAGACTCACTATTTAGGCTTAGTGCTCAGCGTTATCTTTTAAGCAAAGAAATGCATTGTGGAGTTtagtataaaactgtaaaaagcaTAAAAAGAATGAGAtgctttattaacataaattgtaCTTGCCTgtcaaattttaaacataaaattaatatagcGTTATAAGAAAGACTTCCTTTGACGTAAGTATTCTTCTAACCACGAAAAACTTCCTTCTTTATGCAAGCTAGCCCTAATCTTATGGTgctgttaatattatatatatgtatttcgaGTGAGATAAGTTTTGATTTTTCACTTGAATTAACAGGCAAAAAAATAGaattaagaaattgaaaatatatgcaattttatttttggttaatatttatatatcgattagtgttgtttttttaaactattagcATACGTTGCTAACTTCTGTCAAAtgcattcataaataatttacgAAATTAGATCATAATAATATTTCCTTTCGGTGTTCTCCATTAAAAGTTAAGgctcgaaggttcgaatccccgtcacaccaaacatgctcaccttttcagccgtggcgacgttataatgatacggttaatcccactattcgttggtaaaggagtagaccaagatttggcggtgggtggtgatgactagctgctttccttccctctagtcttacaatgctaaattagagacgactgctgcagatagcccttgtgtagctttgcgtgaaattcaaaaacaaacctgaaCAAATCCATTATAATTTCTCTTTTAAGTACtaagtgttttttgtgtgttggttatttttcaatGGGCAGATATATAAATTGTGTACAAATGTTTTGACAaatacaaaagtttgtttgtttgttttggaatttcgcacaaagctactcgagggctatctgtgctagccgtccctaatttaacagtgtaagactagagggaaggcagctagtcatcaccacccaccgccaactcttgggctactcttttaccaacgaaaagtgggattgaccgtcacgttataacgcccccacggctgggagggcgaacatgtttggcgcgactcgggcgcgaacgcgcgaccctcaaagtacgaagcgcacgccttaacgcgctaggccatgccaggcctaatacaaaagtaaaagtaaaaataaatgtaaatgtacaaAAGTACATATTCATAGACTACTTTATATTATTGTCTTTGTTAACCTTATTTATGTTGAAAAGCGAAAACAGGCACTGTACTGCTTTGTGAAATAAAAGGTAACATTTTACCCCATTTGtcttttttgtaaatatatatcttttacaACTACTCTCATATGAAATTACTCgaacttaaatattttctattattttcatgCTTGCTCATTTAGAACAGTATTAGTGCTCCAGGTGATTCCAGCCATCGATTTAATACTTTCTCTTTGAAGTGAGGTgagatgaatattttaatatatacatatttgtaagtACTTCTATACCGGTTTTTCCCTCTGTCGATTATACTTGTCATTATTTTCCTTTACGCTATTTTTAAACACGATAgaagaaaattatcaaaaatcGAACTTATGAAAGTATGAAACGAAACATTGTacgtaaaaatgtttttgttaagtaTGTAGTAAGCCAACATAAAAAGAGTAAGAGAAAGAGAGAGCAAGAACAGATATTCCTTCCATGACTATGAATTGTGTTTCTATTATCAGTTACTAGATAGCACTTAATTTTTATTCTCTTGCAAATTTTGTAGTTCATACTGGATGGGGGTTTACATATTTTGATGAAAAGTTGGGAAGAAACGACCTTTACactccaaatatatatatatatattttgtgccGTTTCCTCGGGGTTAATATAGACAGTGACACTCCAACAATAGAGCAAAAAAAAGGTCTGGCATAGCccggtggttaagacgctcgactcataatccgaaagtcgcgaattcgaattacgtcacaccaaacatgctcgccctctcagctgtgaggggtgttataacgtgacgtccaatcccactattcattggtaaaagagtatcccaacagttggtggtgggtggcgacgactagctgcttcccctctagacttacactgttaaattagggacagctagtgcagatagctcttgtgtagctttgcacgaagttcaaaaacaaacctaatcTATCATTACAAATTCTTCTATTATtaaaagaagcaaacaaacaaaatatgattgTGTGAGAATGAAACGGCTTATTACAAAtttcagaacttttttttttcataaattgacGTATTTAATGTATTAAGTAGGTCTTAATGAGAAAtagactgaaataataaatacactttgaGCAGATCAAGCCAGTGGTTCGAACATAATGCGCAACAAGAAATGttgtataatttctaaatttgtttactgtttaggtgGGTTTTTTCCgaaattttcgtgcaaagctacacaaatgactATCTACACAAAGTAGTTTcaaattttgaactgatgaaCTTGAGCCAAGAAGCTCAACTAAATGAAattgaacaagcaatcaaaaattcataaaacaaagcaccgggaaatgatggaatacaaacaattcttctcaaaaaaggcactccaaaattatttgaccacatactagccatatttaatttatctctatactctggttgtgtaggtaaaattcttgaaagaataataagcaatagactttccacatttttggagattaatttaaaattaccagAAGATCAAatcggatttagaaaatatagacaaacaacagataatttaattagataaactaaaacaataataaacagctttaatatacaagaatgcactgtcgcctgcttcctcgatatcgagaaaacattcgacactgtatggcacaatggtcttcggttctgtatgtatgaaatgggactaccgcgagaagttatttgctggttatctagctttttggaaaacagaaaatgtagaataaacatagagggaactttctcgcagctcttcactccagaagctgacgtccctcaaggaggggtggttagtcctattctcttcatcatgtatgtaaatgaTATGCCACTCAAAAACCCAAACCATGGGTacgcatcacagttcgctgatgatgtagtaatttggaaaagtgcccctacaccagaaatagcagccactaacttacaaccacaactaaacatattatgtgaatactgccaaaaatatagaattaaaataaacacagtgaagacacaattagtaatattttcaaaatcaacgaaacataaaaatgttcaaccccagatctacatgaacggagAGCTTCTCCAAACTGCTAAATCTGCAAAATTcttagggttaacatatgattctaaacttacctggataaaacatgtaaataat is from Tachypleus tridentatus isolate NWPU-2018 chromosome 2, ASM421037v1, whole genome shotgun sequence and encodes:
- the LOC143242461 gene encoding tripartite motif-containing protein 2-like isoform X1: MMLSMYFRQYHESFSPLYEEPHLETEAWSNMSSGANIEPFKMVRQIDSQFLKCGICLNKYTNPKVLPCLHTFCEACLLNYIPAESLTLTCPVCRQQSILPEQGIRGLQNNFFILKMMEILDKPTACHGCKCRVPGTFKCIICNQFLCDSCTRLHQKEMSTSGHQVLSLSETALFKEDGKSKNNFSITCPKHQSQTLKFYCNECETPICVTCTDIEHDGHSTSRMQEVVEDQKGTLKNLVEKAYSQIPDFREALDSITASSYDLSNKHSKISKDICFTLDSVMELVRLKKAFLLKELDECHKRKQQVLQEQKDYLELCLKDLTNSCDFIENTLNYGSDTEIFLVNKQMAEKISEFSEMSVQNMPEENDYIAFNGADLAVIKKTLNTLGNIQTNNAVAYETTASGEGLKQCIVGKQTLVNVVPKDRFGEIVKDGNMVFETDISSSELSVTLIPDIFDQENGSYDIIYIISKEGAYKFTIKLFGKHIKGSPFEVKAFVEEEGSSSDRPTSSKIPRTTGVRQRSSKRSSTNVSSESYCKNNLFDDDLVMRVGNRGRGKGEFTNPQGVCCTPDNLIVIADSNNQCVQIFTTAGDCKMRFGIRGRSPGQIQRPTGVAVTTNGNYIIADYENKCLSIFDPNGKYVSRMGVGKLLGPKGVAIDKNGHIIAVDNRASCLLIFQENGKLLNKFGTRGSGTNKFAGPHYAAINSKNHIIVSDFHNHCIKIFDSDGEFVCMFGSNGEGNGQFNAPTGIAVDRQDNILVADWGNNRIQIFDSCGSFLSFVNTYGDPLYGPQGLAVTSDGCVVVSDSGNHSFKIYKYLQ
- the LOC143242461 gene encoding tripartite motif-containing protein 2-like isoform X2 produces the protein MSSGANIEPFKMVRQIDSQFLKCGICLNKYTNPKVLPCLHTFCEACLLNYIPAESLTLTCPVCRQQSILPEQGIRGLQNNFFILKMMEILDKPTACHGCKCRVPGTFKCIICNQFLCDSCTRLHQKEMSTSGHQVLSLSETALFKEDGKSKNNFSITCPKHQSQTLKFYCNECETPICVTCTDIEHDGHSTSRMQEVVEDQKGTLKNLVEKAYSQIPDFREALDSITASSYDLSNKHSKISKDICFTLDSVMELVRLKKAFLLKELDECHKRKQQVLQEQKDYLELCLKDLTNSCDFIENTLNYGSDTEIFLVNKQMAEKISEFSEMSVQNMPEENDYIAFNGADLAVIKKTLNTLGNIQTNNAVAYETTASGEGLKQCIVGKQTLVNVVPKDRFGEIVKDGNMVFETDISSSELSVTLIPDIFDQENGSYDIIYIISKEGAYKFTIKLFGKHIKGSPFEVKAFVEEEGSSSDRPTSSKIPRTTGVRQRSSKRSSTNVSSESYCKNNLFDDDLVMRVGNRGRGKGEFTNPQGVCCTPDNLIVIADSNNQCVQIFTTAGDCKMRFGIRGRSPGQIQRPTGVAVTTNGNYIIADYENKCLSIFDPNGKYVSRMGVGKLLGPKGVAIDKNGHIIAVDNRASCLLIFQENGKLLNKFGTRGSGTNKFAGPHYAAINSKNHIIVSDFHNHCIKIFDSDGEFVCMFGSNGEGNGQFNAPTGIAVDRQDNILVADWGNNRIQIFDSCGSFLSFVNTYGDPLYGPQGLAVTSDGCVVVSDSGNHSFKIYKYLQ